The Halobacterium hubeiense genome contains the following window.
GGAAGCGACGAATTGACCACCGTTCAGACGGAGATCCAGTCGATCGCTGAGAACGCACCCAGTGATCTTCGCGCGTTCGGATCGGGGACGACACAGGCTGAGATCACCCAGTCGATGACCGACTCGCTCACTATCGTGATGCCGATCGTGATCCTGTTGTTGCTGTTCTTCCTGGTCGTCGCCTACCGTGACCCCATTGACGTCGCGCTCGGACTGATCTCGCTGGTGATGACGATCATCTGGACGTTTGGCTTCCTCGGGTATGCCGGCATTCCGTTCAGCCAGCAGATGATCTCCGTGCCGGTGTTACTGCTTGCTGTCGGCGTCGACTTCGGCATCCACATCATTAACCGCTACCGCGAAGAGACGGAACGCGGATTTGAGGGAATTGAGGCGATGCGGGCAGCAAATGGCCAACTGATGGTCGCGTTCATCATCGTCACCGTGACCGCCGTGTTCGGGTTCGGCGCGAACGTCATTTCCGACCTCTCCCCGATCCGGAACTTAGGGATTGCCTCCGCGCTGGGAATCATCTTCACGTACCTGATCTTCGGGCTGTTTTTACCGGCCGCGAAGCTGGCTACCGACGACGTCCGGACCCGGCTTGGCGTCCCGGAGTTCAACTCGAAACCGATCGCCTCGGAAGACTCGGCTCTCGGGCGCGTACTCGCATTCCCAGCACAGGTAAGCCAATACGCCCCAACAGCGATTGTCGTTGCGCTACTTCTGTCCGGTGCTGTCATGGGTGCGTACGGGTCTGGCGTCGGCACCTCCTTCGAGAACGAGGACTTTCTGCCACCTGAGGAACTCCCGGATTACCTCGAGGTCTTACCGGCTCAGTTCAGCCCCGGGGAGTATACGATTACGGAGACGATGAATCTGCTCGACAATAAGTTTGGTCAGCGTGATTCGATTAAAATCTATCTCGAGGGGAACTTCGAAGAAGATCACGCACTCGAAGCCATGGCTGCCTCCGACGAGAGCCCACCAGAGCCACTTGCCGTTGGTGCAGGCGGCCAAGCAGAAGCCCAGAGTATCGTGACGGTGATTCAGTCCCATGCCGACCAGAATCCGGAGTTCGCGTCCTTAGTCGCTCGCAACGACCAAAACGACAACGGGATTCCGGACCAGAATCTGGAACGCATCTACGACGTGTTGTTTGCCTCGTCAGCAAGTGGGCAAGCCGAGCAATATCTGACGGAAGACCACCGAACCGCACAGATCGAGTATACGGTTGATTCGGACGCAACCCCGTCAGAAGCTTCGTCTGCAGCAAGCGAACTCGCCGAGCGATTCCCAACTGAAGCAACCGGAACGGGGAATACCGTCGTGATGTCCGCAGTGATGGACCGAATCTTCCAGTCGGCGATTCAAGGGCTGGCGATCGCGGTCGTGTTGACGGCGTCGTTCCTGGTGGTTGTGTACGGGGTGCTCGAACGGAAGCCGCTGTTAGGCGTCGTGAACGTGTTCCCGATCCTGATCTCGATTGCGTTCCTCTTGGGAACGATGCGATATCTGGGAATGACGTTGAATGCGTTGACAGCGACGATTCTCTCGATCTCAGTCGGCGTTGGGATTGCCTACTCGGTGCACACGACCCACCGGTTCATCGACGAGTACGATCAGGCAACGGGCGCGCATGAAGCGATGGTCGTGACACTCTCGGGGACTGGCGGTGCGTTGTTCGGCAGCATGCTCACCACAACGCTCGGGACCGGGGCGCTCGCATTAGCGATTACCCCACTGCTCGGCAACTTCGGGACCTTGATCGCACTCAGCGTCTCCTACTCGTTCCTGATGTCGATCATCGCACTGCCCCCCGCAGTGTTGCTCTGGGAACGAGTCCGCCAGTGGGAGCTTCAGCCGCTCGCACGGCTCCGGCCAACGACCGACTAGAACACGCCCACCGAGTCAGCTACCCACTCTGAGACAGCCCATCGTCTCTCGAAAAGAACTTTATACGCCGTGTCGACGTACGCTGCGACATGAGCAAATGGCCGGATTACGTCATTACTGCCGTTCGATACGATGGGGACACGATTGAACGAGTGCGGGTCTATGAGGGCGATGGAGAGCAGCTGACTGATCGGCAGACGAGATCTCGCACGGCAGTCATGCTTAGCTTATTCGTGCAACGAGATTACTGTACGGCGTATCAGGATGGCAATGGGGAGTGGAGGAAGGGGGCTGACGTGGAGACCGTAGACGTTGACGGGACAACATACATTCGGACTGATGGCAACGACATCGCGAGCGACGACCTGGGCGAATTACCGGACTTTTAGCTGAATACAGGCGCTAAGCCCCCCCGTCTTCACGGCGCGAACGAAGTGAGCGAGGAGGTCGGGGATACCGCGCCGTCATCATATAATCACTTTCTCGTCGCGAATGTCGAACGCCGAGGGCTGCCCGAGATTCGAATGCCGCCCATTTTCTTCGAATGGACGGAGCTGGTTGAGCAGCCACGTCGCATCCCCGGCGAGCTTCCCAGCCTCCTCGTCAGTCCGCACAACGAACTCCTCCGGTTCGTTGACCATCCCTTCAAGCATGTCCATCACGTCCCGGATTGTCGTGGGTCGCGATGTCGTCGGTAATCCCACGTTCGTGGTACGCTCGCATGAGCGTCAGTTGTGTGGAGACCGCTGCCACGACGTACAGTGACGATTGGTACGCGCAAAACGAGGGCTGGGAAGACGAGTACCCCGACCTGAGCAGCGAGGCAGAGTAGCTGATGCCGTATCCGCAAGGAGCAGTCGTCGTCGCGACAGACATCTTCGGGAACAACCCGTCGCGCTAACCCGTGGGGAGAGAGCGTCCGTTGGGAACCCGGACGCGATGACTTGCTACAGGACGGGAGCGTCTGTGACAGCGCCACAGTCCACCGCAAGACGAGCGGGGACCCCTCGCAGATGACGCTCGCGGCCTACTCGGACTGAAACCTGCCACCGCGGATTCCTCTCGTAGGGGAAGCCCCGCCGTTCACGGCGGGGAGGTTGTCACCCGATGTCAAACGCGTCTGCTCCACCGTTCATAACTATATACAAGGCCGATATACAGGCCCGAGTCTGGGCGGAATCTGGATCACCTCGCGGCAACGAAACCGTGTTTCTCGTTAATGGCGCACCCACACTGAAAGACGCTTGTCAGCGACACGGCCTCCGATTCCAGTATGAAACACATGGGAATCGGAACAGCGTCGAACGTATTTTTCGTGAAGTAAAACGTCGGACAAACCAGTTCTAAAACTGTTTCAGCCACGCCGAAGCAAATACT
Protein-coding sequences here:
- a CDS encoding efflux RND transporter permease subunit, whose translation is MAVAEAVEAAIKRLNNGIVDRPRAIIIAFLLLTGVFAGGLGSVSMGEGGLDAFTEGLPEQNALDDVNENFQQPFAPNTETTQLIRTDDNVLTKESLIREARVLEQIESRDDLWMDAASGPVPLIAQQLNPSASTPTAYRETLERASPTEIRQTVRDLKGNAQFTGSLADNFNPTSVSASASITTVSHTLSKSLGSDELTTVQTEIQSIAENAPSDLRAFGSGTTQAEITQSMTDSLTIVMPIVILLLLFFLVVAYRDPIDVALGLISLVMTIIWTFGFLGYAGIPFSQQMISVPVLLLAVGVDFGIHIINRYREETERGFEGIEAMRAANGQLMVAFIIVTVTAVFGFGANVISDLSPIRNLGIASALGIIFTYLIFGLFLPAAKLATDDVRTRLGVPEFNSKPIASEDSALGRVLAFPAQVSQYAPTAIVVALLLSGAVMGAYGSGVGTSFENEDFLPPEELPDYLEVLPAQFSPGEYTITETMNLLDNKFGQRDSIKIYLEGNFEEDHALEAMAASDESPPEPLAVGAGGQAEAQSIVTVIQSHADQNPEFASLVARNDQNDNGIPDQNLERIYDVLFASSASGQAEQYLTEDHRTAQIEYTVDSDATPSEASSAASELAERFPTEATGTGNTVVMSAVMDRIFQSAIQGLAIAVVLTASFLVVVYGVLERKPLLGVVNVFPILISIAFLLGTMRYLGMTLNALTATILSISVGVGIAYSVHTTHRFIDEYDQATGAHEAMVVTLSGTGGALFGSMLTTTLGTGALALAITPLLGNFGTLIALSVSYSFLMSIIALPPAVLLWERVRQWELQPLARLRPTTD
- a CDS encoding DUF3892 domain-containing protein, whose amino-acid sequence is MSKWPDYVITAVRYDGDTIERVRVYEGDGEQLTDRQTRSRTAVMLSLFVQRDYCTAYQDGNGEWRKGADVETVDVDGTTYIRTDGNDIASDDLGELPDF